In Psychrobacter immobilis, a single genomic region encodes these proteins:
- a CDS encoding ubiquinone biosynthesis accessory factor UbiJ has protein sequence MLTVLLLAGAEKLINLAIASDEITKSGLAPLAGKVLRLNMAMPEIRLDILFTHERLRFEPVTTDSVFEQSGAMNEHQQASMERARIGHSRPDCTITVDNPAQLLNLMRGAEGNLPIAGDYKVLMQLKQLVAGFDPDVAGQLEPFIGKPMASQLHLLISQLKGSWRHSAKRAFDDVSDWANEVAGNSAPDPIEAAEVNDLKQQLLKLRADVEREEAKLAAIKDEQARFLNNSFHQ, from the coding sequence ATGCTGACTGTTCTACTTTTGGCGGGTGCCGAAAAGCTGATTAACCTTGCTATTGCGAGTGATGAAATTACCAAATCAGGATTGGCACCGCTTGCTGGCAAAGTGTTGCGACTCAATATGGCCATGCCTGAGATTCGTTTGGATATTTTATTCACTCATGAGCGTTTGCGTTTTGAGCCGGTGACAACAGACAGCGTGTTTGAGCAAAGTGGCGCGATGAACGAGCACCAACAAGCCAGTATGGAACGCGCACGGATTGGTCATAGTCGTCCAGACTGTACCATTACTGTAGACAACCCAGCGCAACTGCTGAATCTGATGCGTGGTGCCGAAGGCAATTTACCTATCGCGGGTGATTATAAGGTGCTCATGCAGCTCAAACAACTGGTCGCAGGTTTCGACCCAGATGTTGCAGGACAGCTTGAGCCATTTATTGGTAAGCCGATGGCCAGTCAGTTGCATCTGCTTATATCACAGCTAAAAGGTAGCTGGCGCCATAGTGCCAAACGCGCTTTTGATGACGTCAGCGACTGGGCTAATGAGGTGGCTGGTAATAGTGCTCCTGATCCTATCGAGGCAGCAGAAGTAAACGATCTTAAGCAGCAACTGTTAAAGCTGCGGGCTGATGTCGAACGTGAAGAGGCCAAACTTGCTGCTATCAAAGATGAACAGGCACGCTTTCTCAATAACTCATTTCATCAATAA
- a CDS encoding FAD-binding oxidoreductase → MSTAKISIAKKDHSEAIAALQTRFGKQLTTNITVREQHGHTMTWLANQPPDAVLTVTDKHEVAAAVETCNQYQMPVIAFGIGSSLEGQLNAPYGGLCIDMHAMDAILQVHNEDLTVTVQPGVTREQLNHYLRDTGLFFPIDPGANASIGGMVATRASGTNAVRYGTMKDVVLALEIVTASGEIVRTGTRAKKSAAGYDLTRLMIGSEGTLGIVTEVTLKLFGISECIGSGICHFPTIEDACQAVMLTIQMCLPIARIELLDAMQIKACNQYANLDLDETPTLFVEFHGTDASVAEQAQIFTDIIEEFGGTDFAWDTNEAERKRLWQARHNAYHASSALRPDASALSTDACVPISRLAECVSATAKDIEASGMIGPIVGHVGDGNFHVLLLVDTDNPEEIATADGIISRLATRAIEMDGTCTGEHGIGQGKQKYMQQEHGNALVLMQAIKSALDPKNILNPGKIWPEVIPTV, encoded by the coding sequence ATGTCTACCGCTAAAATATCAATTGCTAAAAAAGACCACAGCGAGGCTATTGCTGCCTTACAAACCCGTTTCGGTAAACAACTTACTACCAATATAACGGTACGTGAGCAGCATGGGCATACGATGACGTGGCTTGCCAATCAGCCACCCGATGCCGTCTTGACAGTAACAGATAAGCACGAGGTAGCAGCTGCGGTGGAGACTTGCAATCAATATCAAATGCCAGTGATTGCATTTGGTATTGGCTCATCCTTAGAAGGTCAATTAAATGCGCCTTATGGCGGATTATGCATCGATATGCATGCGATGGATGCAATATTGCAGGTACATAATGAAGATCTGACGGTGACCGTACAACCAGGCGTCACACGTGAGCAGCTCAATCACTACTTACGTGATACTGGACTATTTTTTCCAATAGATCCGGGTGCCAATGCCAGTATCGGCGGTATGGTCGCCACTCGCGCTTCAGGCACCAATGCGGTACGTTATGGCACGATGAAAGATGTGGTACTCGCGCTTGAGATAGTCACCGCTAGTGGAGAGATTGTCCGCACTGGTACCCGTGCCAAAAAATCTGCAGCGGGTTATGACTTGACGAGATTAATGATCGGCTCAGAAGGGACACTTGGTATTGTTACTGAGGTGACGCTTAAACTATTCGGCATCAGCGAGTGTATTGGTAGCGGTATTTGCCATTTCCCAACGATTGAGGATGCCTGTCAGGCAGTGATGCTGACCATTCAAATGTGCTTGCCGATTGCGCGCATTGAGCTACTTGATGCCATGCAAATTAAAGCCTGTAATCAATATGCCAATCTTGATCTGGATGAGACGCCTACCCTATTTGTAGAGTTTCATGGCACAGATGCCAGCGTCGCTGAACAAGCTCAAATCTTTACCGACATCATCGAAGAATTCGGCGGTACGGATTTTGCTTGGGATACCAATGAAGCCGAGCGCAAGCGTCTGTGGCAAGCAAGGCATAACGCTTATCATGCCAGCTCTGCTTTACGTCCTGACGCCAGCGCCTTATCGACGGATGCTTGTGTGCCCATTTCACGATTAGCAGAATGCGTCAGTGCAACAGCAAAAGACATCGAAGCTTCGGGCATGATTGGGCCTATCGTCGGTCACGTTGGCGATGGTAATTTTCATGTTTTGTTATTGGTCGATACCGATAACCCTGAAGAAATCGCTACCGCTGACGGCATTATCAGCCGCTTAGCTACCCGCGCTATTGAAATGGATGGCACTTGTACAGGTGAGCATGGTATCGGGCAAGGCAAACAAAAATATATGCAGCAAGAACACGGTAACGCCTTAGTGCTGATGCAAGCGATTAAGTCAGCCCTTGACCCTAAAAATATTCTCAACCCTGGGAAAATATGGCCTGAGGTGATACCAACTGTTTAA
- a CDS encoding inorganic phosphate transporter yields MGISNSSTEPVKSVGSMRINLFFAILLIAMTAYFLWWGLDYTMRQQTTLFIVATAFGVFMAFNIGGNDVANSFGTSVGAGTLTIPQALGIAAIFEVSGAVLAGGEVTDTIRSGIVDLDGLSVTPNQFIYVMLSALIAAAFWLLFATKKGLPVSTTHAIIGGVVGSSIVLGITLGGTEMALSTVNWSTIGTIAISWVLSPLLGGVLSYVLYGQIKKNIIEYNDRTEAHIATLKGDKKTLKQNHKEFLDGLTESEQLAYTSAMLRDQEIYKDDDCDVEDLETDYYKQLYEIENERSNLDTLKALKQWVPIIAAAGGAVMASLVIFKGLKNVNNGMTTLQGFLIMGMIAALVWLATFIYTKSIRGKHKEDLTKATFIMFSWMQVFTASAFAFSHGSNDIANAVGPFAAIMDVIRTNSIATEAAVPPAVMLTFGVALIVGLWFIGKEVIQTVGTNLAKMHPASGFSAELAAAAVVMGASTMGLPVSSTHTLVGAVLGIGIVNRDTNWALMKPIGLAWIITLPAAAAMSAISYIILVNIF; encoded by the coding sequence ATGGGTATCAGCAACAGTTCTACAGAGCCAGTCAAATCAGTCGGTTCTATGAGAATAAATCTATTTTTTGCCATTTTACTGATTGCGATGACCGCCTACTTTTTGTGGTGGGGTCTAGATTACACGATGCGTCAACAGACGACGCTATTTATTGTGGCCACTGCTTTTGGTGTCTTTATGGCATTCAATATTGGTGGTAACGATGTCGCCAACTCCTTTGGTACTTCAGTAGGTGCAGGGACGTTGACTATCCCGCAGGCATTGGGTATCGCAGCGATATTTGAAGTGTCCGGAGCCGTACTGGCAGGTGGTGAAGTCACCGATACTATTCGAAGCGGCATTGTCGATTTAGATGGTCTTTCAGTAACGCCCAACCAATTCATTTATGTCATGCTGTCAGCGCTCATCGCTGCCGCATTTTGGCTATTATTTGCCACCAAAAAAGGTCTGCCTGTTTCGACCACGCACGCCATTATTGGCGGCGTTGTTGGTAGCTCTATTGTATTAGGTATCACGTTAGGTGGTACTGAAATGGCATTATCAACGGTGAATTGGAGTACGATTGGCACCATCGCGATTTCTTGGGTATTGTCACCGCTATTGGGCGGCGTTTTGTCCTATGTATTATATGGACAGATTAAGAAAAACATCATTGAATATAATGATAGAACAGAGGCGCACATTGCGACTTTGAAAGGCGACAAAAAAACCTTAAAACAAAACCACAAAGAATTTTTGGACGGTTTAACAGAATCAGAACAACTTGCCTATACGTCAGCGATGTTACGTGATCAAGAAATCTACAAAGATGACGATTGCGATGTTGAAGATTTAGAGACTGACTACTATAAACAGCTTTATGAGATTGAAAATGAACGCAGCAACCTTGATACGCTAAAAGCGTTGAAGCAATGGGTTCCTATCATTGCGGCTGCAGGCGGCGCGGTCATGGCTTCTTTGGTCATCTTTAAGGGTCTAAAGAATGTCAATAATGGCATGACGACACTGCAAGGCTTTTTAATCATGGGTATGATCGCAGCGCTAGTGTGGCTTGCGACCTTTATCTATACCAAGAGTATCCGCGGTAAACATAAAGAGGATTTGACCAAAGCGACGTTTATTATGTTTAGCTGGATGCAAGTCTTTACCGCCTCTGCTTTTGCTTTTAGCCACGGCTCAAACGATATTGCCAATGCAGTCGGCCCTTTTGCCGCGATTATGGATGTTATCCGTACCAATAGCATTGCGACTGAAGCCGCTGTACCGCCTGCTGTCATGCTGACCTTTGGTGTTGCGCTTATCGTTGGTCTTTGGTTCATCGGCAAAGAAGTCATTCAAACGGTTGGTACCAACTTGGCAAAAATGCATCCCGCTTCTGGTTTTTCAGCTGAATTGGCTGCGGCAGCAGTGGTTATGGGCGCATCAACCATGGGTCTGCCCGTATCAAGCACGCATACGCTAGTTGGCGCGGTACTTGGCATCGGTATTGTCAATAGAGACACCAATTGGGCGTTGATGAAACCTATCGGTTTGGCATGGATCATTACTCTTCCTGCAGCAGCGGCAATGTCTGCAATCAGTTATATTATTTTGGTCAATATTTTTTAA
- the ruvB gene encoding Holliday junction branch migration DNA helicase RuvB, producing the protein MQDRLINPFEGAGDAPDSNIRPALLAEYIGQPVVREQMEVFIGAARGRGEALDHTLIFGPPGLGKTTLANIIAREMGGNLRSTSGPVLERPGDLAAMLTNLEEGDVLFIDEIHRLSSVIEEILYPAMEDFQLDIMIGEGPAARSIKLDLPPFTLVAATTRAGLLTSPLRDRFGIVQRLEFYNIADLTTIVSRAARLMRVPMSEDGAVEIARRARGTPRIANRLLRRVRDYAEVRGDGSINGAIAGSALDMLAVDRRGLDHLDRRYIEILHERFDGGPAGVEAVAAAMAEDRGTLEDVIEPYLIQQGYVLRTARGRVLTQMAIDQML; encoded by the coding sequence ATGCAAGATCGTTTGATTAATCCATTCGAAGGGGCAGGCGATGCGCCTGATTCTAATATTCGACCGGCATTACTGGCTGAATATATCGGTCAGCCGGTGGTGCGTGAGCAGATGGAGGTGTTTATTGGCGCGGCACGTGGTCGGGGCGAGGCATTAGATCATACTTTGATTTTTGGTCCGCCCGGTCTTGGAAAAACGACGCTTGCCAATATTATTGCTCGTGAAATGGGTGGTAACTTGCGTTCTACCTCAGGACCTGTGCTTGAACGCCCCGGTGATTTGGCAGCCATGCTGACCAATCTAGAAGAGGGTGATGTGCTATTTATCGACGAAATTCATCGATTGAGTTCTGTTATTGAAGAGATACTGTATCCCGCCATGGAAGATTTTCAGCTGGATATTATGATTGGTGAAGGGCCTGCGGCACGCTCTATCAAGCTGGATTTACCGCCGTTTACCTTAGTCGCGGCAACCACGCGAGCAGGATTATTGACCTCACCACTGCGTGACCGTTTCGGCATTGTGCAGCGGCTCGAATTTTATAATATTGCTGACCTAACCACGATTGTGAGTCGTGCCGCACGCTTGATGCGTGTACCGATGAGTGAAGATGGCGCGGTGGAGATTGCTCGCCGTGCGCGTGGTACGCCAAGGATTGCCAATCGTTTATTACGCCGTGTACGTGATTATGCTGAAGTGAGAGGCGACGGTAGTATCAATGGCGCGATTGCGGGCAGTGCGCTCGATATGCTGGCAGTTGATAGACGTGGTCTTGATCATTTGGACAGACGTTATATTGAGATATTGCACGAACGCTTTGATGGCGGTCCAGCTGGCGTTGAAGCGGTAGCAGCAGCAATGGCTGAAGATCGCGGTACGCTTGAGGATGTGATTGAGCCATATCTTATTCAGCAAGGCTATGTATTGCGTACCGCACGTGGACGCGTACTGACCCAAATGGCGATTGACCAAATGTTATGA
- a CDS encoding ATPase, translated as MSKNNKTTESTAPQALSARFSEQIVDERLTPNPLSQFSMDKDALRLALVTAQYALRATRQQTPPTLNKLTGLLVLVNGMEQAGKGTAVKQLRQWVDPRLLKVEATVGDCPLAYQPIWQAHTKALPRHGDVMVYFGNWYADLLYNVMRMATSDNDKTLPIAQWQAYLQQQLIKLQAFEQDLAANQTRLLKCWFHVDIETLQARLNDDEADPQFLYQIDWNSKKVIETFNQVATVLLRQQDDWIIIDGDNKSDAADHFCHEVLQAMQTALMSSKKNTVNTSDKSKAKKQAQQALKSAKFEPVKIPKCLKNIDDAEIDKSEYRDELLEKQVRLAQLLRARKGRHIVFAFEGMDAAGKGGAIKRLVAPLDPREYQIYNISAPMLYELQHPYLWRFWTKLPNEQTDRISRIAIFDRTWYGRVLVERIEGFATDEEWQRAYDEINRFEADLAAAGTIVIKYWLAIDKKEQLKRFEARQETPHKQFKLTDDDWRNRDKWSDYVQSAADMLARTDTEYAPWCVIATNEKRQARLDVLDHAIKQLSAVCGS; from the coding sequence ATGAGCAAAAATAATAAGACGACTGAATCCACCGCACCACAAGCGCTAAGTGCGCGATTTAGTGAGCAGATTGTTGATGAACGCCTAACCCCCAATCCCTTAAGCCAGTTTTCTATGGACAAAGATGCACTGAGATTGGCACTGGTCACGGCCCAATATGCTCTACGAGCAACGCGGCAACAGACGCCGCCAACCCTCAATAAACTAACAGGGCTATTGGTATTGGTCAATGGTATGGAGCAGGCAGGCAAGGGCACTGCTGTTAAGCAATTGCGCCAATGGGTAGATCCTCGACTACTTAAAGTTGAGGCAACCGTTGGTGATTGTCCCTTAGCGTATCAGCCGATTTGGCAGGCACATACCAAGGCATTACCCCGTCATGGCGATGTGATGGTTTATTTTGGCAACTGGTATGCTGACCTGCTTTATAACGTCATGCGTATGGCAACGTCAGACAACGACAAGACGTTGCCGATTGCGCAATGGCAAGCATATTTACAGCAGCAGCTTATTAAGCTACAAGCATTCGAACAAGACCTAGCTGCCAATCAAACCCGACTGCTTAAATGCTGGTTCCATGTGGATATTGAAACATTGCAAGCGCGATTGAATGACGATGAAGCCGATCCGCAGTTTTTATACCAAATTGACTGGAATAGTAAAAAAGTTATTGAAACCTTTAATCAAGTGGCTACCGTTCTGCTACGCCAGCAAGATGATTGGATCATCATTGATGGTGATAACAAGTCAGATGCAGCTGACCATTTTTGCCATGAAGTGCTACAAGCGATGCAAACCGCGCTAATGAGTAGTAAAAAAAATACAGTAAACACCTCTGATAAATCGAAGGCTAAGAAGCAAGCTCAGCAAGCACTCAAATCAGCAAAGTTTGAACCTGTAAAAATTCCTAAATGTCTAAAAAATATCGATGATGCAGAGATTGATAAGTCGGAATACCGTGATGAGTTGTTAGAAAAACAAGTTCGCCTTGCCCAGTTGCTGCGTGCGCGCAAAGGGCGTCATATCGTTTTTGCCTTTGAAGGAATGGACGCTGCTGGCAAAGGTGGCGCGATCAAAAGATTGGTGGCGCCGCTCGACCCACGCGAGTATCAAATTTATAATATCAGTGCGCCAATGCTATATGAGCTGCAACATCCTTATCTATGGCGTTTTTGGACCAAACTTCCGAACGAGCAAACCGACCGTATTAGCCGTATTGCCATTTTTGATCGGACTTGGTATGGGCGCGTTTTGGTTGAGCGCATTGAGGGTTTTGCCACGGATGAGGAATGGCAGCGTGCTTACGATGAAATCAATCGCTTTGAGGCGGATTTAGCCGCGGCGGGGACAATCGTTATCAAATACTGGTTGGCTATCGATAAAAAAGAACAGCTTAAACGTTTTGAGGCACGTCAGGAGACACCGCACAAGCAGTTTAAGCTGACGGACGATGACTGGCGCAACCGTGATAAATGGTCGGATTATGTGCAGTCTGCGGCGGATATGCTGGCACGTACCGATACAGAGTACGCACCGTGGTGCGTCATCGCGACCAATGAGAAGCGTCAAGCACGTTTGGATGTTTTAGATCATGCGATTAAGCAACTATCAGCGGTGTGTGGCAGCTGA
- a CDS encoding ABC1 kinase family protein — protein sequence MLLSHRARLLELWRIAATYRIDTHLSIEDAPQLQPLARLIRLHPAAWGKKHQPNAIKYALEDMGTLFLKLGQLLSTRRDLVPPEIIEQLVQLQDKVKPFNSDVAITQIQDPKHGLGQSIGTLFARFDVKPLAAASIAQVHTAALHDGREVVVKVVRPDIRTTIIADFELLRELANWASARIEAARAIHIVDIVEDYRQVMLNELDLTLEADNTTQMRNNFLGSALMYVPEVYDSAKNVMVMERIQGVPISQVAVFDKLGYDRAALAEKGLTIFFTQVFRDNFFHADMHPGNVFVETPPVKTLTADMAAVDLGHEPRYIGLDCAIMGTLSKDDQLIVARMLLAVMNNNFTAMVDIVSRAGWIPPNTDKHALMRDMKRTVGPMLQKSINDIDFAGVLMQILDIARRHHMSIPPQLMLLLKTLVHVEGLGRDLYPDLDIWSLAKPILSSWIKEQLDPMRNLQHLRQQLPEILLSTTDIPKLLDQGLQSLASQGSRQDSQLREIQQIRADMLNDRRRDWLALSGFAIFIAIATQVVGWLSPIFYILAILVVVWRILA from the coding sequence ATGCTATTATCTCATCGCGCCCGTTTACTTGAGCTTTGGCGTATCGCCGCAACTTATCGCATCGATACTCATCTTTCTATCGAAGACGCGCCTCAGCTGCAACCTTTGGCGCGTTTGATTCGCCTACATCCAGCGGCGTGGGGTAAGAAACACCAACCCAATGCGATTAAATATGCGCTTGAAGACATGGGCACGCTGTTTTTAAAGCTTGGCCAACTGCTGTCAACGCGTCGCGATTTAGTGCCGCCTGAGATTATCGAGCAATTGGTTCAACTACAAGATAAAGTCAAACCTTTCAATTCTGATGTGGCCATTACCCAAATCCAAGACCCCAAACACGGTCTTGGTCAATCGATTGGCACCTTGTTCGCACGCTTTGATGTCAAACCTCTAGCGGCGGCTTCTATTGCCCAAGTACATACTGCTGCATTGCATGATGGTCGTGAAGTGGTGGTAAAAGTGGTGCGTCCTGATATCCGCACCACCATCATTGCTGATTTTGAGCTACTACGTGAGCTGGCCAATTGGGCATCAGCGCGTATTGAAGCGGCACGTGCGATCCATATCGTCGATATTGTCGAAGACTATCGCCAAGTGATGTTAAACGAGCTGGATTTGACCTTAGAGGCAGACAATACCACTCAGATGCGCAACAACTTCTTGGGTTCCGCATTGATGTATGTACCAGAAGTCTATGATTCTGCCAAAAATGTGATGGTCATGGAGCGTATCCAAGGCGTTCCTATCTCGCAAGTTGCAGTGTTTGATAAGCTAGGTTATGACCGAGCAGCACTAGCAGAAAAAGGCTTAACGATATTTTTTACCCAAGTATTCCGCGATAACTTTTTTCATGCCGATATGCATCCGGGTAATGTGTTTGTAGAGACGCCGCCGGTTAAAACACTCACCGCAGATATGGCAGCGGTTGACTTAGGGCATGAACCACGCTATATCGGACTTGATTGCGCCATCATGGGTACGCTATCAAAAGACGATCAGCTTATCGTCGCGCGTATGCTGTTGGCGGTGATGAATAACAACTTTACAGCGATGGTTGATATCGTCAGCCGTGCCGGTTGGATTCCACCAAATACAGACAAGCATGCCCTAATGCGCGATATGAAACGCACAGTTGGTCCAATGCTGCAAAAATCTATCAATGATATCGACTTTGCCGGTGTTTTAATGCAAATTTTAGATATCGCCCGTCGTCACCATATGAGTATCCCGCCGCAATTAATGCTGCTATTGAAGACCTTGGTGCATGTCGAAGGACTTGGTCGTGACCTATACCCTGACCTTGATATCTGGTCACTTGCTAAGCCTATTTTAAGTAGCTGGATCAAAGAGCAGCTTGATCCGATGCGTAATTTACAACATTTACGCCAGCAGTTACCAGAGATTTTATTATCTACGACTGATATTCCAAAGCTATTGGATCAAGGCTTACAAAGCCTTGCCTCACAAGGATCACGCCAAGACAGTCAACTGCGAGAAATACAACAAATTCGTGCGGATATGCTTAATGATCGCCGCCGAGATTGGCTAGCACTGTCAGGTTTTGCCATTTTCATTGCCATTGCAACACAGGTTGTTGGCTGGCTCTCGCCTATCTTTTATATATTGGCTATTTTGGTTGTCGTTTGGCGTATTTTAGCCTAA
- the ruvA gene encoding Holliday junction branch migration protein RuvA — translation MIGLISGQVQYLMAPTACVMTTSGVGYDIELPLPSFCQLRLNEQASIWTHFHVREDAQLLYGFIDRKERDVFRQLIKINGVGAKMALAMLSAMSAAELKMHVEQESETALTRIPGIGKKTAQRLLIELKDKLKNIEVDSSHLEFAMQPAEVSHEGSIIAEVEGALISLGYKEREAQQAIKAAKSNGNTFADTQGLLKATLQQLSGF, via the coding sequence ATGATTGGATTGATTAGTGGTCAAGTGCAGTATTTGATGGCACCGACTGCCTGTGTCATGACTACCTCTGGTGTCGGCTACGATATAGAGCTGCCGCTACCGTCATTTTGCCAGTTGCGTCTCAATGAGCAGGCGAGCATTTGGACGCATTTTCATGTACGTGAAGATGCGCAGCTGCTTTATGGTTTTATCGATCGCAAAGAGCGTGATGTCTTTCGGCAATTGATCAAGATCAATGGCGTTGGCGCAAAAATGGCGTTAGCAATGCTATCTGCGATGTCAGCTGCTGAGCTAAAGATGCATGTCGAGCAAGAGTCAGAGACGGCATTAACCCGTATTCCCGGTATCGGTAAAAAAACAGCGCAGCGCTTATTGATTGAGCTAAAAGATAAGCTGAAAAATATCGAAGTCGATAGCAGTCATTTAGAGTTTGCCATGCAACCTGCTGAGGTATCTCACGAGGGCAGCATCATCGCTGAGGTAGAAGGCGCGTTGATTAGCTTGGGCTATAAAGAAAGAGAGGCACAGCAAGCGATTAAAGCCGCTAAGAGTAATGGTAATACCTTTGCCGATACGCAAGGTTTACTAAAAGCCACATTGCAACAGTTGTCAGGATTTTGA
- the ubiE gene encoding bifunctional demethylmenaquinone methyltransferase/2-methoxy-6-polyprenyl-1,4-benzoquinol methylase UbiE, with protein MGTPQGQQTTMPNNTTSNNANSNTVDNTSAQTQTAKQTLFNQRDDINNPHTPDTDGNEETHFGYKTVNKAEKQARVADVFTSVAKKYDIMNDLMSFGIHRLWKRYAISLSGVRAGQHVLDIAGGTGDLAKVFSREVGRNGHVVLSDINAAMLEVGRERLINAGCNNVDFVLANAETLAPFDDNSFDLVTISFGLRNVTDKDAALKSMYRVLKPGGRLLILEFSKPVFEPLSKAYDLYSFTALPIMGKLIANDSESYQYLAESIRMHPDQQTLKQMMQQAGFENCDYHNLTAGIVAVHRGFRA; from the coding sequence ATGGGAACGCCACAAGGCCAACAAACCACTATGCCAAATAATACTACCAGCAACAACGCTAATAGCAACACTGTAGACAATACATCTGCACAAACACAAACCGCCAAACAAACACTTTTTAATCAGCGTGATGACATCAATAATCCGCATACGCCTGATACCGATGGTAATGAAGAAACACATTTTGGCTATAAGACTGTCAATAAAGCTGAAAAGCAAGCACGGGTTGCCGATGTTTTTACCTCAGTTGCCAAAAAATACGACATCATGAACGACTTAATGTCATTTGGTATTCATCGCCTATGGAAGCGTTATGCCATTAGCTTATCAGGCGTGCGTGCGGGTCAGCATGTACTTGATATCGCAGGCGGTACAGGTGATTTAGCCAAAGTATTTAGCCGTGAAGTCGGTAGAAATGGCCATGTAGTATTATCAGATATCAATGCCGCCATGCTCGAAGTCGGTCGTGAACGCTTAATCAATGCTGGCTGCAACAACGTCGATTTTGTACTTGCCAATGCAGAAACACTCGCGCCATTTGATGACAATAGCTTTGATTTGGTCACTATCAGCTTTGGTCTACGTAATGTCACGGACAAAGACGCAGCGCTCAAATCGATGTACCGTGTGCTGAAGCCAGGTGGACGTTTATTAATTTTAGAATTTTCAAAACCTGTATTTGAGCCATTGTCTAAGGCCTATGATTTATACTCATTTACCGCCTTACCTATTATGGGCAAGCTGATTGCCAATGATTCTGAGAGTTATCAATACTTGGCCGAATCGATTCGTATGCATCCTGATCAGCAGACGTTGAAACAAATGATGCAGCAAGCGGGCTTTGAAAATTGTGATTATCATAACTTAACGGCTGGTATTGTCGCTGTCCATCGCGGCTTTAGAGCGTAA
- a CDS encoding FFLEELY motif protein produces the protein MASLADLQQHLNRFWALPYHEDLALNDKLSEVQAWQRDRLQNTHKDLFEQPQNQLMADYFLTQLYGGDEFKLLARQLERIVPKAQKVERFAPAAALETGSMAIQAAILAIELDLHLAEWLLAQDLAVNEDNMLTAYRVVNEADTRRIQIGHLKEVCYRTDKYINSFMLQKAFALAKGTAYRYNYQPLYEFIDSGFKAMKPLKSVSGFIEPFCERELEIIDRVHETDNGGKPMTFGV, from the coding sequence ATGGCCTCTTTAGCCGATTTACAACAACATTTGAACCGTTTTTGGGCACTGCCTTATCATGAAGATTTGGCATTAAACGATAAACTTAGCGAGGTGCAAGCTTGGCAACGAGATCGTCTTCAGAACACTCATAAAGACTTGTTTGAGCAACCTCAAAATCAGCTGATGGCAGATTATTTTTTGACACAATTGTATGGCGGCGATGAGTTTAAATTGCTGGCCAGACAGTTAGAACGTATTGTGCCTAAAGCGCAAAAAGTTGAACGTTTTGCGCCAGCAGCAGCTTTAGAGACTGGCAGCATGGCGATACAAGCAGCTATCTTGGCGATAGAGCTGGATTTACATTTAGCAGAATGGCTATTGGCTCAAGATTTGGCTGTTAATGAAGACAACATGTTGACCGCCTATCGCGTAGTCAATGAAGCCGACACTCGACGTATCCAAATTGGTCATTTAAAAGAGGTGTGCTATCGTACCGATAAATATATAAACTCTTTTATGTTGCAAAAAGCCTTTGCCTTGGCTAAAGGCACCGCCTACCGTTACAACTATCAGCCTTTGTATGAATTTATCGATTCAGGCTTTAAAGCGATGAAACCATTAAAAAGTGTCAGCGGCTTTATTGAACCATTTTGTGAGCGTGAGCTTGAGATTATTGACCGTGTTCATGAGACGGATAATGGCGGTAAGCCAATGACGTTTGGTGTATGA